TGTCTGGAGCAGTACCGGGCCGACAAGGGGCGCTACCCCTCCAGTCTCTCGGAGCTGCAGGCCAAAGGCTATCTGCGGGCGATCCCCAAGGATCCCATGACGGATGCCGACGACTGGAGCACCGAGGTGGAGGAGCCCGACCCGGACAATCCCGACTCCGATCCCGGGATCTTCCGGGTCCGCAGCAACTCCACGGAAATGGGGGAGAACGGCATCCCCTACAACGAGTGGTAAGGATCCATGGCAGACAAGACCCTGAAACGCCTCGACCTCGGTGCCCGGATCCTGCTCTGGGCCTGGGTCCTCATGGTCCTGGGGACCCTGGTCAGCGGTCGGCTCTCTCAGGGGCGCCTGGTCCTGGATATCGCGGCCTGGGTCGCCTTCGGAGGCGCCATGCTCCTCAGCTGGCTGCCCCGCTGGCTCAATGAGATCGATGACGCTCAGCCCATCGGCCCCGTGCGGATCTGGATGGCCGCCGGCCTCGCGGCCCTGGTGATCACCATGGCCACCAGCTTCATCATCCTCCCCAAGATCCGTAACCACGAAGCCGTCCTGGCCCTCGCCCAGGCCCCCGGGACAGCGCACCTCCTGGCCAAGGCCGGTTCCGCCTTCATCCAGATGCTGGTGCTCCGCCTGCTCCTGGCTGCGGGGATGGGCTACGCTGTGACCCTCCTGCCCCTCCACCGGGCTCCGGGCGCGTCCGAGGTCCGGTAGCTGTTCCACGTGGAACAGCGGCCCTCAGCCTGGGTTCAGGATGTGTCTGCTGCAGATGAGCTGCATGGTTCCATCCTGTCCATGCCTGGAGGTGATCCTGTGGATGGGGTTTCCTGCCTTGGGATGGGCGGAGTCCCCCTGCTTTCGTCCACCACGGCACTGATTCAACGGCCGGATCCCGGGCTCAGGAGCGCTCTTCGAGGCGGTCCAGATTGGTCATGAGCTTGTGAAGCAGTCCCCTGAGCTGCTGGCGCTCTTCGGGGCTGAGCCCCTCTTCCAGGCCCTCCCGGAAGAAGCGCCGCATGCCGCTCAGTTGGGCGATGTGCTGGGTGCCCTCGGGGCTCAGGGTGATGCACAGGCGCCGGCCGTGGCCCTGATCGGGTTGGACCGAAAGCCAGCCCTTCTTCTGCAGGGTCTGCAGGAGGCGGGTGGCGGTGGGCTTGTCCAGGCCCAGGGCGGCGGCCACATTCTTGTGGCAGATCCCGGGGTTCTTCTCCACCAGGGCCATGACCTGGAACTGCTGGTGGGTCAGGTCAAAGGGGGCGAGGTGCCGGAGGCTGATCTGCCTCAGGCGGCCGCGCACCACCGTCAGGAGCAGGGGCAGTGGGGCCTCGCTCCAGCAGATATCAAAGAGATCAGCCACGGGGGGGGGCACTCGGGGCGAGCGTCTCGGCCTCAAGCTCCCGGCGGTCACCCCGGGCCAGGGAGGCGAAGACTCCGATGAAATTGAGAACCGTGAACACGATGAAGCAGACCTTCATGCCGCTGAGGAAGTGGGGGGCGTAGCCCTCGCTGCCGATCTGCCAGGCTCCGACGAACTGGGTGGTGATCAGGGAGACGATGGCCATGCTGAGGGCCTGCCCGACCACCCGGGCGGTGCCCATGGTGGACGCGGCGATGCCGTATTGGCGGCGGTCCACCGCACCCATGATGGCGTTGGTGTTGGGGGCCGAGAAGAGGGCGTAGCCCAGGCCGATGAAGGCGAGGTTCGCCATGATGGGGCCCACCCCGGACTCGGGCCCCAGGAGGGTGAAGAGGAGAAGACCCAGGGTATTCACGGCCATGCCCAGGGAGGAGAGGATGCGGGGCTCCACCCGGTCGGAGAGTCGCCCGACCACCGGAGAGAGGATGGCCATGACCACGGGCTGCACCAGGAGGATCCACCCCGTGGAGGCGAGGGCTATACCGCGGACGGTCTGGAGGTAGAGGCTCACCAGGAAGGGCATGGCGAAGATGGAGCTGTAGTTGATGACCGAGGACAGGTTGGAGAAGGCGAAGACCCGGTTCCCGGTGAAGAGCTCCACCGGGAGGATGGCATGGGGCGTGCGCTTCTCCTGAGCCAGGAAGGCCACCAGGGTCAGGAGG
The sequence above is drawn from the uncultured Holophaga sp. genome and encodes:
- a CDS encoding type II secretion system protein; its protein translation is MSRGPGSRHQRGFTLLELLTVMTILAILATVGIVGYRRHTRATRESVLKEDLFQLNHCLEQYRADKGRYPSSLSELQAKGYLRAIPKDPMTDADDWSTEVEEPDPDNPDSDPGIFRVRSNSTEMGENGIPYNEW
- a CDS encoding MarR family winged helix-turn-helix transcriptional regulator: MADLFDICWSEAPLPLLLTVVRGRLRQISLRHLAPFDLTHQQFQVMALVEKNPGICHKNVAAALGLDKPTATRLLQTLQKKGWLSVQPDQGHGRRLCITLSPEGTQHIAQLSGMRRFFREGLEEGLSPEERQQLRGLLHKLMTNLDRLEERS
- a CDS encoding MFS transporter, which translates into the protein MSRDSRANRWAYLICMVTSFLVPFMISSLNLAIPEIGIHFKGSQYQLNWVVASFLLMAGSFLLPMGKLADLTGRVRVFKVGLGLFLVATILCLISPTIHWLIAFRVLQGLGASMIFSTSVAILTTLVPPQERGKAMGINVGIVYIAYSLGPVLGGALCSWFGWKGIFTFLAILTLLDLIPTLLFMRGPWLRPKPQEMDLLGSVLCTAGLILLLYGSASLSLARAYWVITVLGLLTLVAFLAQEKRTPHAILPVELFTGNRVFAFSNLSSVINYSSIFAMPFLVSLYLQTVRGIALASTGWILLVQPVVMAILSPVVGRLSDRVEPRILSSLGMAVNTLGLLLFTLLGPESGVGPIMANLAFIGLGYALFSAPNTNAIMGAVDRRQYGIAASTMGTARVVGQALSMAIVSLITTQFVGAWQIGSEGYAPHFLSGMKVCFIVFTVLNFIGVFASLARGDRRELEAETLAPSAPPRG